In Raphanus sativus cultivar WK10039 chromosome 5, ASM80110v3, whole genome shotgun sequence, the following proteins share a genomic window:
- the LOC108863310 gene encoding zinc finger CCCH domain-containing protein 33, with protein MDFNAGVPMSSLSPLMINQEAMWQMNLNPDETMETGSHPERPGEPNCSYYIRTGLCRFGSTCRFNHPPDREMVIATARMRGEYPERIGQPECEYYLKTGTCKFGVTCKFHHPRNKAGIAGRVSLNMLGYPLRSNEVDCAYFLRTGHCKFGATCKFNHPQPQPTTNLMVPTSGQQQSYPWSRASFIPSPRWQDPSGYTSLIMPQGVVPVQGWNPYSGQLGAVSPSGTGNEHNNYRNLQQSEIKESGGSQSQGSFSGLNPGSSVPLGGFYALPSENVFPERPGQPECQFYMKTGDCKFGTVCKFHHPRDRQAPPPDCLLSPIGLPLRPGEPLCVFYSRYGICKFGPSCKFHHPMEVFAYDNTASETDEVVETSSGHSRRVSVSETRQATTTTSGEDTTN; from the exons ATGGATTTTAACGCCGGAGTTCCTATGTCCTCTCTTTCTCCTCTGATGATCAATCAAG AGGCAATGTGGCAAATGAATTTGAATCCAGATGAAACAATGGAAACAGGTTCTCACCCTGAACGGCCCGGAGAGCCCAATTGTTCTTATTACATCAGAACTGGTCTTTGTAGATTTGGTTCCACTTGTCGCTTCAATCATCCTCCTGATCGTGAAATG GTTATAGCCACTGCTAGGATGAGAGGAGAATACCCTGAAAGGATTGGTCAGCCTGAATGCGAG TACTATTTGAAGACAGGAACATGCAAGTTTGGAGTAACATGTAAGTTTCATCATCCTAGGAACAAAGCTGGCATTGCTGGAAGAGTCTCACTCAATATGTTAGGCTATCCTCTACGCTCC AACGAGGTTGATTGTGCTTATTTTCTAAGAACCGGACACTGTAAATTTGGTGCCACTTGTAAATTCAACCATCCTCAGCCTCAACCAACAACCAACCTCATGGTTCCTACTTCAGGCCAACAACAGTCTTATCCTTGGTCAAGAGCCTCTTTTATTCCCAGCCCTCGATGGCAAGATCCCTCCGGCTACACCTCATTGATTATGCCTCAAGGAGTTGTACCAGTTCAAGGATGGAACCCTTACAGC GGTCAGCTCGGCGCAGTTTCTCCTTCAGGTACCGGAAATGAGCACAACAACTACAGAAACTTGCAGCAGAGCGAGATCAAAGAGTCAGGGGGGTCTCAGTCTCAAGGTTCATTCTCGGGTCTCAATCCGGGCTCCTCTGTTCCATTAGGAGGGTTCTATGCATTGCCGAGTGAAAACGTTTTCCCGGAGAGACCAGGACAACCAGAATGCCAATTCTACATGAAGACAGGAGACTGCAAATTTGGCACAGTTTGCAAGTTTCATCATCCTAGAGATAGACAAGCTCCTCCTCCTGATTGTCTCTTAAGTCCCATTGGCCTCCCTTTACGCCCT GGAGAACCGTTGTGTGTGTTCTATAGTCGCTATGGGATCTGCAAGTTTGGTCCAAGCTGTAAATTTCATCACCCAATGGAAGTATTCGCATACGACAACACAGCTTCGGAGACAGATGAGGTTGTGGAAACATCAAGTGGACATTCCAGAAGAGTCTCAGTGTCTGAAACAAGACAAGCAACAACTACTACCTCTGGTGAAGACACTACCAACTGA
- the LOC108863574 gene encoding U-box domain-containing protein 21: protein MVLPWRSRGGRREERRHKQLTSGDTSSVVETKVFPTQLRSSRIELVQSPRVLLTPRDAADICRRLENATAREENAECLEIVSRIKNLVRDKSDNGETNKKCLLQNGGVSALTSCFQRFASKREEGHHERLSEEVLSLLTSWLPLSRTEGFSFKMGSTASLNTLVRFMNASDAKTRQNAVFCIREVIATDKRYVYALTDIEGACEGLIKIIKDSVSTSSTKASLMAIYRAISCDNKTTAKFVELGLVALIAEMIVNNNNAEKSVCERCLVVLNAVCDDEQSREDVLRNALIVPLLVKKILRVSDLATQCSVSILWKLWRKNGEDVLVEALQVGAFEKLLVVLQVGCEEKTKERASELLRNLNRCRNEIGNTNCIDSSMHLKNVKKSF, encoded by the coding sequence ATGGTGCTACCATGGAGATCAAGAGGAggcagaagagaagagagacgaCATAAACAATTGACTTCGGGCGATACCTCCTCCGTCGTGGAAACAAAAGTCTTCCCTACTCAACTACGATCATCAAGAATCGAGCTGGTTCAGTCACCGCGCGTGCTGTTGACACCGCGTGATGCGGCCGATATATGTCGGAGACTTGAAAACGCGACGGCTCGCGAGGAAAATGCAGAGTGTCTGGAGATTGTGAGTAGAATCAAGAACTTGGTAAGAGACAAATCAGACAATGGAGAGACGAACAAGAAGTGTTTACTCCAAAACGGAGGCGTTTCCGCGCTAACTTCTTGCTTCCAAAGATTCGCGTCGAAGCGCGAGGAGGGACATCACGAGCGTTTATCGGAGGAAGTCCTGTCTCTTCTCACATCTTGGTTGCCTCTGAGTCGAACAGAGGGTTTCTCCTTCAAGATGGGATCAACGGCTTCCCTCAACACTCTCGTGCGGTTCATGAACGCTTCGGACGCTAAAACGAGGCAAAACGCTGTGTTTTGCATCAGAGAGGTGATCGCGACAGACAAGAGGTACGTCTACGCGCTGACAGACATCGAAGGAGCTTGCGAAGGACTAATAAAGATCATCAAAGATTCCGTTTCGACAAGCTCGACGAAAGCATCTCTGATGGCTATTTACAGAGCGATCTCATGCGACAACAAGACCACTGCAAAGTTCGTGGAGTTGGGTTTGGTCGCATTGATCGCAGAGATGATCGTGAACAACAACAACGCGGAAAAGAGCGTTTGCGAGAGATGTCTAGTTGTTCTAAACGCCGTATGCGACGACGAGCAGAGCAGAGAAGACGTTCTCAGAAACGCTTTGATCGTTCCTCTTTTAGTGAAGAAGATTCTACGCGTCTCGGATCTCGCCACGCAATGCTCGGTCTCGATTCtctggaagctgtggagaaagAACGGAGAAGATGTGTTGGTCGAAGCTCTTCAAGTCGGCGCGTTCGAGAAACTCTTGGTTGTTTTGCAAGTCGGGTGCGAGGAGAAGACGAAGGAGAGAGCAAGCGAGCTGTTGCGGAACTTAAACCGATGTAGAAACGAGATCGGTAACACAAACTGTATCGACTCTTCTATGCATTTGAAGAACGtcaagaaatcattttaa
- the LOC108863311 gene encoding uncharacterized protein LOC108863311 isoform X1 produces the protein MESAPTGCFKCGRPGHWSRDCPSSAPVAGGNPAPSSSQTPNNDSQRSFPKSGNSAAAAAGGPVPKATKARVQRPKLTPEMLLSEDGLGYVLRHFPRSFKYRGRGKEVSDLGNLIRMYSEWHSHLLPYYSFDQFVHKVQQVAATKRVKICINELRERVASGVDPNKLYEKQEDNALLSDDQGDVDVDMDQPRSDEENIPPKKRVDADVDADTNADAFQDSMLDEIFDNATDSRPAQKLPSVEKEMDQGNELTEEQRARMEANRLKAMERAQNISEEQRLRMETNRLKALERAKARLEPNQD, from the exons ATGGAATCAGCTCCGACGGGATGCTTCAAATGCGGCCGTCCCGGTCACTGGTCTCGCGATTGCCCTTCCTCTGCTCCGGTCGCCGGCGGCAACCCCGCTCCTTCCTCCTCTCAAACTCCTAACAACGACTCGCAGAGATCTTTCCCCAAAAGCGGAaactccgccgccgccgccgccgggGGACCCGTTCCCAAAGCGACGAAGGCGAGAGTTCAAAGGCCTAAGCTAACGCCTGAGATGCTGCTCTCGGAGGATGGTCTCGGCTACGTTCTTCGCCATTTCCCTAGATCCTTCAAGTATCGTGGCCGAGGGAAAGAG GTAAGCGATTTGGGTAATTTGATAAGGATGTACAGTGAGTGGCACTCTCATCTGCTGCCTTACTACTCCTTTGATCAGTTTGTGCATAAGGTTCAACAAGTCGCTGCTACTAAGCGTGTCAAG ATTTGTATAAACGAACTGAGGGAAAGGGTTGCCAGCGGAGTTGATCCAAATAAGTTATACGAAAAGCAGGAGGATAATGCTCTTCTTTCTGATGATCAAG gtgaCGTAGATGTAGATATGGATCAGCCACGTTCTGACGAGGAGAACATACCACCAAAGAAGAGGGTAGATGCTGATGTTGATGCTGATACGAATGCTGATGCCTTTCAAGACAGTATGTTGGATGAGATATTTGATAATGCAACGGATTCGAGACCTGCTCAGAAGCTACCGAGCGTTGAAAAGGAGATGGATCAAGGCAATGAACTGACAGAAGAGCAAAGAGCACGTATGGAAGCTAATAGATTGAAGGCAATGGAGAGAGCTCAGAACATTTCCGAAGAACAGAGACTACGAATGGAAACTAATAGGCTCAAAGCACTCGAAAGAGCCAAAGCAAGGTTAGAACCAAATCAAGATTAG
- the LOC108860912 gene encoding receptor-like kinase LIP2: MHCFPCFSTPKSKKSPTRNETNDNETRPHAHEDKHANEAEHMEETTLKTFTFRELATATKNFRQECLLGEGGFGRVYKGTIQSTGQVVAIKQLDKHGLHGNKEFQAEVLSLGRLDHVNLVKLVGYCADGDQRLLVYDYVTGGSLQHYLHEPKSDREPMDWTTRMQIAYGAAQGLDYLHDKVNPPVIYRDLKASNVLLDDTFCPKLSDFGLHKLGPGTGDKMVALNSRVMGTYGYSAPEYTRGGNLTMKSDVYSFGVVLLELITGRRALDTTRPNDEQNLVSWAQPLFGDPKRYPDMADPVLENKFSERGLNQAVAIASMCVQEEATTRPLISDVMVALSFLSMSTEDGVPTTVPILSFRDKSMSIALSRHDSDLASPKLAVQDEKSSSSESDDGSGSDSHEEDRSSISSRPVDEKNQAQSLKINYRYSWEEVDVSDEKLSSKGSHKSNDGSVSSFYDIDGDHDDSLRNKEKKEEDHGSKTDDDQSVYFDDESGDDNGISFHRIKSGVEA; this comes from the exons ATGCATTGTTTCCCGTGTTTCTCTACGCCAAAGAGTAAAAAATCTCCAACTAGGAATGAGACTAACGACAATGAAACCAGACCACATGCACACG AGGATAAACATGCAAATGAAGCAGAGCACATGGAAGAAACAACGCTGAAGACATTCACTTTCCGAGAACTAGCAACGGCGACAAAGAATTTCCGGCAAGAATGTTTATTAGGAGAAGGTGGATTCGGTAGGGTTTACAAAGGAACCATTCAGTCTACTGGCCAG GTGGTGGCTATAAAGCAACTAGACAAGCATGGATTACACGGGAACAAGGAGTTTCAAGCCGAGGTCTTGTCATTAGGCCGACTCGATCATGTCAATCTTGTCAAGCTTGTAGGCTATTGTGCTGATGGAGATCAAAGGCTCTTGGTTTATGATTATGTAACTGGAGGTTCTCTCCAACACTATCTTCATg AGCCAAAATCAGACCGTGAACCAATGGACTGGACGACGAGGATGCAAATAGCGTATGGTGCAGCGCAAGGGCTTGACTACTTGCACGATAAAGTGAATCCACCTGTGATATACCGTGACTTGAAAGCTTCAAACGTTTTGTTGGACGATACTTTTTGTCCGAAGCTTTCTGACTTTGGCCTGCATAAGCTAGGACCAGGGACAGGTGATAAGATGGTGGCTTTAAATTCTCGAGTAATGGGAACTTATGGTTACTCCGCTCCTGAGTACACACGAGGAGGAAATCTTACCATGAAATCAGATGTCTACAGCTTTGGAGTTGTGTTGCTTGAGCTCATCACTGGTCGAAGAGCTCTTGATACTACTAGACCTAATGATGAACAAAACTTAGTTTCTTGG GCACAACCATTGTTTGGAGATCCGAAGAGATATCCTGATATGGCAGATCCAGTTCTTGAGAATAAATTTTCAGAGAGAGGGTTGAACCAAGCAGTGGCGATAGCTTCCATGTGTGTGCAAGAGGAAGCAACAACTCGTCCTCTGATAAGCGATGTAATGGTCGCACTCAGCTTCCTTTCCATGTCTACAGAAGACGGTGTTCCCACCACTGTTCCTATCTTATCCTTCAGGGACAAGAGCATGTCTATAGCCTTGAGCCGACATGATTCAGATCTTGCATCTCCTAAACTAGCAGTACAAGATGAAAAGTCTAGCTCGAGCGAGTCTGATGACGGGTCTGGTTCTGACTCACATGAAGAGGATCGAAGCAGTATATCATCAAGGCCTGTCGATGAGAAGAACCAGGCGCAAAGCTTGAAGATAAACTATAGATATAGCTGGGAAGAAGTGGACGTTAGTGATGAGAAACTAAGCAGTAAAGGCAGCCATAAATCAAATGATGGAAGCGTTTCTTCGTTCTATGATATCGACGGAGACCATGATGATTCACTTAGGAATAAggagaaaaaggaagaagatcACGGCTCAAAAACTGATGATGATCAAAGtgtttactttgatgatgaGTCAGGAGATGACAATGGGATATCTTTTCACCGGATAAAATCAGGGGTGGAGGCTTAA
- the LOC108863573 gene encoding potassium channel SKOR — MGGSSGGGVSYRSDVDSDVEDLEEDYEVDDEFGEEGIVESRGNRFNPLTNFLGFDFTGGNGGKFTVINGIRDISTGSVVHPDNRCYKAWTVFIVIWALYSSFFTPLEFGFFRGLPGNLFILDILGQIAFLVDIVLTFFVAYRDSRTYRMVYRRSSIALRYLKSTFIIDFLSCMPWDIIYKATGGKEEVRYLLLIRLYRVRRVILFFHKMEKDIRINYLFTRIVKLIFVELYCTHTAACIFYYLATTLPASQEGYTWIGSLKLGDYSYAKFREIDLWTRYTTSMYFAVVTMATVGYGDIHAVNMREMIFAMAYISFDMILGAYLIGNMTALIVKGSKTERFRDKMADIMRYMNRNKLGRNIRGQITGHLRLQYESSYTEAAVLQDIPVSIRAKIAQTLYLPYIEKVPLFRGCSSEFINQIVIRLHEEFFLPGEVIMEQGSVVDQLYFVCHGVLEEIGIAKDGSEEIVSLLQPDNSFGEISILCNIPQPYTVRVSELCRILRLDKQSFMNILEIYFHDGRRILNNLLEGKESNGRIKQLESDITFHISKQEAELALKLNSAAFYGDLYQLKSLIRAGADPNKTDYDGRSPLHLAASRGYEDITLYLIQESVDVNIKDKLGNTPLLEAIKNGNDRVAALLVKEGATLSIENAGTFLCTVVAKGDSDFLKRLLSNGIDPNSKDYDQRTPLHVAASEGLYLLAKQLVEAGANVLKKDRWGNTPLDEALVCGNKMLIKLLEDAKVSQMSSFLSSSKEHKDKVYKKKCTVYSSHPNESKEKRRRGIVLWVPRSIEELVKTAAEQLNVSEANCVLSEDEGKIIDVELISDGQKLYLTVETL; from the exons ATGGGAGGTAGCAGCGGCGGTGGAGTTTCGTACCGGAGCGACGTCGACTCGGACGTGGAAGACTTGGAGGAGGATTACGAGGTGGATGATGAGTTCGGAGAAGAAGGGATTGTAGAATCGCGTGGTAACAGATTCAACCCCCTCACCAATTTCTTAGGGTTCGATTTCACCGGCGGTAACGGCGGAAAGTTCACCGTCATTAACGGAATCAGAGACATCTCCACAGGTTCCGTTGTTCATCCTGATAACCG ATGCTACAAGGCGTGGACCGTGTTCATAGTGATATGGGCACTTTACTCTTCCTTCTTCACTCCCTTGGAGTTCGGATTCTTCAGGGGATTACCAGGGAATCTGTTCATCCTCGACATCCTTGGCCAAATCGCTTTCTTAGTCGATATCGTGCTAACATTCTTCGTGGCTTACAGAGATAGCAGAACTTACAGAATGGTCTATAGGCGCAGCTCCATCGCTTTACG CTACTTAAAATCAacttttattattgattttctgTCATGCATGCCATGGGATATCATCTACAAG GCTACAGGTGGGAAAGAAGAAGTGAGATACCTATTGTTGATTAGGCTATATCGAGTTCGAAGAGTCATCCTCTTTTTCCACAAGATGGAGAAAGACATAAGAATCAATTACCTTTTCACGAGAATCGTCAAGCTCATATTCGTCGAGCTCTACTGCACTCACACCGCTGCTTGTATCTTCTATTACTTGGCCACCACGCTTCCCGCTTCTCAAGAAGGGTACACTTGGATCGGTAGCTTGAAGCTGGGAGACTACAGTTACGCTAAGTTCAGAGAGATAGATCTCTGGACCCGTTACACCACTTCCATGTACTTCGCTGTTGTCACTATGGCAACTGTTG GTTATGGAGATATACACGCGGTTAATATGCGGGAAATGATATTCGCGATGGCCTACATTTCATTCGACATGATTCTAGGCGCCTACTTGATCGGTAACATGACAGCTTTGATAGTAAAAGGCTCAAAAACAGAGAGATTCAGGGACAAGATGGCGGATATTATGAGGTATATGAACCGAAACAAACTCGGTAGAAACATCCGTGGTCAGATCACTGGACATTTGAGGCTGCAGTACGAAAGTAGCTACACCGAAGCAGCTGTTCTTCAAGACATACCTGTCTCTATCCGCGCTAAG ATTGCACAAACTTTATACTTGCCGTATATTGAGAAGGTTCCTCTCTTCCGTGGTTGCTCATCTGAATTCATTAACCAGATTGTTATAAGACTTCACGAGGAGTTTTTCCTTCCTGGAGAAGTAATAATGGAGCAAGGAAGCGTTGTTGATCAACTCTACTTCGTTTGTCATGGTGTATTG GAGGAGATAGGTATAGCTAAGGATGGATCTGAAGAGATAGTATCACTACTTCAACCAGATAACTCCTTTGGAGAGATTTCAATCCTCTGCAACATTCCTCAGCCTTACACAGTTCGTGTTTCCGAGCTGTGTCGGATTCTAAGGCTAGATAAACAATCTTTCATGAACATCCTCGAGATATATTTCCACGACGGACGGAGGATCCTCAACAATCTGCTCGAAGGGAAAGAATCTAATGGCCGGATTAAGCAGCTGGAATCAGATATAACCTTTCATATAAGTAAACAAGAGGCAGAGCTGGCTTTGAAGTTGAACAGCGCTGCTTTCTACGGTGATCTTTACCAGCTTAAGAGCTTGATTCGAGCTGGAGCTGACCCTAATAAGACAGATTATGACGGAAGATCACCTTTG CATCTTGCAGCCTCTAGAGGATACGAAGACATTACACTGTATCTTATTCAAGAATCGGTAGATGTAAACATCAAAGATAAACTGGGGAACACGCCGTTACTAGAAGCAATCAAGAACGGGAACGATCGTGTCGCGGCGTTGCTTGTGAAAGAAGGTGCAACGCTGAGCATAGAGAACGCAGGGACTTTCCTTTGCACGGTGGTTGCTAAAGGAGACAGCGATTTTTTGAAACGGCTTCTAAGCAACGGCATTGATCCAAACTCTAAAGATTATGATCAGAGGACGCCTCTTCACGTTGCTGCCTCTGAAGGATTGTATCTCTTGGCAAAGCAGTTGGTAGAAGCTGGTGCTAATGTTCTTAAAAAAGACAG GTGGGGAAACACTCCTTTAGATGAAGCCCTAGTTTGTGGAAACAAGATGTTGATAAAACTACTCGAAGATGCTAAGGTTTCTCAGATGTCTTCGTTTCTGAGTAGCTCCAAAGAGCACAAAG ATAAAGTCTATAAGAAGAAATGCACAGTGTATTCTTCACATCCGAATGAatctaaagagaaaagaagacgAGGGATTGTACTGTGGGTGCCTCGAAGCATCGAGGAGCTTGTGAAAACAGCAGCGGAACAGCTGAATGTGTCTGAAGCTAATTGTGTTTTGTCTGAAGACGAAGGTAAAATTATTGATGTAGAGTTGATAAGTGATGGACAAAAACTGTATCTAACTGTTGAAACATtatga
- the LOC108863311 gene encoding uncharacterized protein LOC108863311 isoform X2: MESAPTGCFKCGRPGHWSRDCPSSAPVAGGNPAPSSSQTPNNDSQRSFPKSGNSAAAAAGGPVPKATKARVQRPKLTPEMLLSEDGLGYVLRHFPRSFKYRGRGKEVSDLGNLIRMYSEWHSHLLPYYSFDQFVHKVQQVAATKRVKICINELRERVASGVDPNKLYEKQEDNALLSDDQGDVDVDMDQPRSDEENIPPKKRVDADVDADTNADAFQDSMLDEIFDNATDSRPAQKLPSVEKEMDQGNELTEEQRARMEANRLKAMERAQNISEEQRLRMETNRLKALERAKARWRR, from the exons ATGGAATCAGCTCCGACGGGATGCTTCAAATGCGGCCGTCCCGGTCACTGGTCTCGCGATTGCCCTTCCTCTGCTCCGGTCGCCGGCGGCAACCCCGCTCCTTCCTCCTCTCAAACTCCTAACAACGACTCGCAGAGATCTTTCCCCAAAAGCGGAaactccgccgccgccgccgccgggGGACCCGTTCCCAAAGCGACGAAGGCGAGAGTTCAAAGGCCTAAGCTAACGCCTGAGATGCTGCTCTCGGAGGATGGTCTCGGCTACGTTCTTCGCCATTTCCCTAGATCCTTCAAGTATCGTGGCCGAGGGAAAGAG GTAAGCGATTTGGGTAATTTGATAAGGATGTACAGTGAGTGGCACTCTCATCTGCTGCCTTACTACTCCTTTGATCAGTTTGTGCATAAGGTTCAACAAGTCGCTGCTACTAAGCGTGTCAAG ATTTGTATAAACGAACTGAGGGAAAGGGTTGCCAGCGGAGTTGATCCAAATAAGTTATACGAAAAGCAGGAGGATAATGCTCTTCTTTCTGATGATCAAG gtgaCGTAGATGTAGATATGGATCAGCCACGTTCTGACGAGGAGAACATACCACCAAAGAAGAGGGTAGATGCTGATGTTGATGCTGATACGAATGCTGATGCCTTTCAAGACAGTATGTTGGATGAGATATTTGATAATGCAACGGATTCGAGACCTGCTCAGAAGCTACCGAGCGTTGAAAAGGAGATGGATCAAGGCAATGAACTGACAGAAGAGCAAAGAGCACGTATGGAAGCTAATAGATTGAAGGCAATGGAGAGAGCTCAGAACATTTCCGAAGAACAGAGACTACGAATGGAAACTAATAGGCTCAAAGCACTCGAAAGAGCCAAAGCAAG GTGgagaagataa